The genomic segment ATGCGCATCAAGAAGCGCTTTGACTGGACGCCGACCGCGGCAGACTGACTTTTCTTTTTTGTAAGGAATGGAAAGAAAGGTTCACTTTCTCGCGCTTATCCGTTAGTTTCCCCGGCACCCGCGGGCAGGGCCCGCTTCATTCAGGATATCAAATGGCCAAAGAAGAAGCTCTGGAGTTTCCGGGCGTCGTAACAGAACTGTTGCCGAATGCGACGTTCCGCGTAAAACTGGAAAATGATCACGAAATTATCGCGCACACGGCTGGGCGTATGCGTAAGAACCGTATCCGCGTTCTGGCGGGCGACAAGGTTCTCGTTGAAATGACCCCTTATGATCTCACCAAGGGGCGGATCACCTACCGCTTCAAATAGCGGTACCTTCCATGGTGATGCCGGCTGCAAGGCTCTTTCCCTCATGACCGACGCTCCCCACCTCATTCTGGCTTCCGCTTCGCCGCGACGTCTCGCACTGCTGCAGCAGATCGGGCTCGACCCTGATCATCTTATGCCGGCAGATATCGACGAGACGCCCAAAAAGCATGAAACGCCGCGCAGCCTTGCGCTGCGGCTGGCCCGCACCAAGGCGGAAGCTGTTCGACAATCGGCTGATGCTCTGCAAGAAATGCAGGGCGGCCTTGTTCTGGCTGCGGACACCGTAGTGGCTGTCGGGCGCCGGGCTCTGCCCAAGGCCGAGCTAACCGAGCAGGCGCTAATGTGCCTCTCGATGCTCTCCGGACGGGGGCATCGCGTTTTCACAGGAATCGCGGTCGCGGAAGCGAACGGCAAGGTGCGCTCCAAGCTGGTCGAGACACGGGTTCGCTTCAAGCGCCTGTCCCGTAAGGATGTCGACGACTATATTGCCTCAGGTGAGTGGCGCGGGAAGGCGGGCGGCTACGCGATTCAAGGACTGGCGGGGAGTTTCGTCGTCAAGCTTGTCGGCTCGTATCCCTCCGTTGTCGGGCTTCCGCTTGCCGAGACGGTCAACCTCCTCAGTGCAGCAGGGTACCCGGTGCACCAGGGTTGGGCGACCGCAGCAGCCTGATGACGGCGCATCGCGAGCCGGATCAACGCGTGAGGTGACATGACTGATACGAACAAAAATAGTTCAGGCAGGCGCATGCGGCCCTGTCCTATCTGCTCGAAACTTTCGACCCGGGAAGACTATCCGTTCTGCTCGGATCGTTGTGCCAAAATCGACCTGAATCGCTGGTTTTCCGAAGGCTACACGATCCCGGTCGTCGAGACCGACGACATCGACGAAAGCAACTTTCCGGAAGACTAGCGGACTGGCTTGCAATCAGAGGCCGCGAAGAGGGTTGTTCTGCAC from the Roseibium sp. HPY-6 genome contains:
- the infA gene encoding translation initiation factor IF-1 — translated: MAKEEALEFPGVVTELLPNATFRVKLENDHEIIAHTAGRMRKNRIRVLAGDKVLVEMTPYDLTKGRITYRFK
- a CDS encoding Maf-like protein, with the protein product MTDAPHLILASASPRRLALLQQIGLDPDHLMPADIDETPKKHETPRSLALRLARTKAEAVRQSADALQEMQGGLVLAADTVVAVGRRALPKAELTEQALMCLSMLSGRGHRVFTGIAVAEANGKVRSKLVETRVRFKRLSRKDVDDYIASGEWRGKAGGYAIQGLAGSFVVKLVGSYPSVVGLPLAETVNLLSAAGYPVHQGWATAAA
- the yacG gene encoding DNA gyrase inhibitor YacG, translating into MTDTNKNSSGRRMRPCPICSKLSTREDYPFCSDRCAKIDLNRWFSEGYTIPVVETDDIDESNFPED